The sequence GCTCGCGGACGAGGTCATCTTCACAACGGACAACCCACGCGGCGAGGATTCCGCCGAGATCGCTCGCCACCTCGCCGCGGGTCTGCCCGTTGGGCGGGACTGCCGAATCGAGCTCGCGCGAGCTCGCGCGCTCGCGATCCCGGCGGCCTCGGAGGACGATCTGGTCGCGTCGTGGGGCGCGGGCACGCGGTCGGAGAGGCTGCGGGCGATCCCCGAGGAGGTGCCTCGGACGCCGACCTCACGCGGATCACGCTCCGCGCGCGGCAGACCGCGGCGGCCGCGACTCGCCCTGTAGGGTAGCGGTTGTGCGTCGTGCCGGGACGCGCGAAACGCATCGTGGCCGCCGGGCGTTGGTGCGTCCTCAAGCGCGCCCCAGTCGGGTGTGCCTTCAACCTACATTGGCGTTCGTTATCGCCCATCCACGCCCTTTGTCGCTGATGCGCCCTGACGGATCGTCGATCCTCCCTTTGGGGCGGTAGACGGGAAGACCCTTCGCGCAGTTTGTGCGCGTTTCACGACTGAACGCGCGCGCCGGCGCCTGGCACGCCTCGCGCATGGCGGGGGATATGCCCGCCCCGCAACGCCTCGCCGCGCTCTTCGTCCGTCCCCTCGCAGGCCTCACGGCGGCCCTCGCCGCGACGCTCCTGCTCGCGGGTACGGGATGCAGCGCGGAGGCCGGCGGGGCGGACGAGGAGGTCGCCGACGAGTCGGCCGAGGCGATCACCGGCTCGATCGCGGCCGGCACAGCCCTCATCGTGAACCGCCCATTGAACCTCCGCAGCAGCCCGAACCGCAGCGCCTCGGTGCGCACCGTGATGCCTCAGGGGGCGCGCGTGACGGCGGCCGGCGGGAGCGCGCAGGACGGCTACTACCGCGTGAACTACAACGGCCAAGACGGGTACGCCTTCGGCTCGTACCTCGACCGCTCGGGCAGCGGCGGCACCGGCGGCTCCGCGGGCTCGGGCACCACGCGGACCGTGACCCTGCTCTGGCAGGGCAACTGGGATTTTCTCACGCGCTGCGATCGCTTCTCGGAGGGGCGCGTCGCCTTCGCCTGCTCCGACTTCGCGCGGCCCTCCCGCGACTTCGTCGACAACGGCGACTGGCTCGCGGCGCCGGGCTCGCTGCAGGGCTCCCGCAACGCGCTCTGCGGGCGCCGGGTCGAGGTCTGCAAGAACGGCAGCTGCGTCACGGCGACGATCGTCGAGCGCTCCGTCGAGTCGAGCTCGAGCACGTGGGAGGGCAGCCCGCACCTCATCCGCGCCATGGGCGGCGAGGGAGGCTTCACCAGCTGCACGCACTCGTGGGGCACCGTGAGCGGGGTC comes from Myxococcales bacterium and encodes:
- a CDS encoding SH3 domain-containing protein — translated: MPAPQRLAALFVRPLAGLTAALAATLLLAGTGCSAEAGGADEEVADESAEAITGSIAAGTALIVNRPLNLRSSPNRSASVRTVMPQGARVTAAGGSAQDGYYRVNYNGQDGYAFGSYLDRSGSGGTGGSAGSGTTRTVTLLWQGNWDFLTRCDRFSEGRVAFACSDFARPSRDFVDNGDWLAAPGSLQGSRNALCGRRVEVCKNGSCVTATIVERSVESSSSTWEGSPHLIRAMGGEGGFTSCTHSWGTVSGVSLRY